TTTACCCGGGCACACCAGCCCACCGCCATGAAATTCGCACGTCCGTTTACCTGGGTCCCGACGAGGACCACCGGCATCGGGATAAAGAAATTTTTTTGGATCTCGATCTTTTCCATAGGATAGCTCCTTATACCCCGCTCCTGGCAGGATCTCCGGGCCGGACACCGTATGCAGGAGAGGATACATTCCGATTTTCTCTAACGGCAGTCTGAACCATTAAGATAGAATCTGCCCCAACTGAATATATAGGGGATACGGTCAATATTGTAATGGACTTTCCTTGGTGTAACTATGACCTATGTGAAAAATGGCAAGACCTACCACTGCACCGTGGAGGCAACGCTTGATGTGATTGGCGGCAAATGGAAACCTCTTATCCTCTGGCACCTCGGCGATTCCGTGATGCGCTTCGGGGAACTCCAGAAAAGCCTGCACGGCGTGAACGCGAAGATGCTCACCAAGCAGCTCCGCGAGCTCGAAGAGGACGGGGTGATCCGGCGCACGGTCTACCCGGAGGTCCCGCCCCGGGTCGAGTACGCGATCACCGAGTTCGGCAAGACCCTTATTCCCATCCTCGAAGCCCTCTGCACGTGGGGGGCGCAGTACCTCGGCACCCAGAACGGCAAGGGAAAAGCGGCGGAGTACCAGTGCCCGGCAAAGGCCGGGAAGATCAAGAGCGAATAGGTGCCGCCGGAAGCTGCACTTTTTTTTAGATATGGCCCGCCCTGCCGGCCGGGAAAAACTGAATTTTAAGAGGGAGTGTCGTTACGAATGGAGGTTCATCCATTCGAGATAGGCGCTTTTGTCCACAATGGTTCCGGGCTTCTCCGCCACGGCCCCGGACTCGTGCAGAGAGTCCTCACCTTCCATCTGTCGGCCTGTTCCGGGCGGGGCCTGCCGGCGCTGCTCCATCAGTACCGCTATCATATCGCGGTCAAGGGAGATATCGTCAGGCACAAGGATCCTCCTTAGCGAGTACAGCTCGGAGACATATTCGTCGGCGCTGATGGTGTGGGAGGTACCAAGATCTTCCGGTATAAGGCGCACGATACCAAGGATCTCCTCTTTGGAATTTACGGGGAGATGCCCCATGACCCGGTAGGATTCGAGCAGAATCTCCAGCCGGTCCTGCCCGTATTTTTTTACCGCCTTGTCGGTCCAGGAGAATAACCGGAATACCTTCTGGAGGCCGGGTTTCTCCGGTTCGGATCGCCGGGAGGCTTTGAGCGCCAGAACGAGATCCGCCCGGGACACGGGAGGGGCGATCGAAGCATCCTTGTTCTTTACCGGGGCCTCCTCAGTTCCCGACCGGGCCGCAGTATCCGGTTCCTTCGTACCGGGAGGACCCGCCGGGTCGCCTCCGGCATCTTCTGCTGCGTCCAGCTGCGTTTTGCGGGCCTCAAGCGCAACCTCCCGGGCATCGAGGGCAGCTTTCCCGGCCTCTTTTGCCGCGGTTTCCGCGGAGGATACGGAATTTTGCGGGAAGGCGGCCAGGTCTCCCGCGCTCTGGAACTCGTTCATACGTTCCCTGATATCGATCAGGAGACGCTTGATGGAGGTTTTAATGAGATCGACTTCCTGCTCCAGGTTTTTGAGTTTGAGATCCGGGTCGTCCGCGGACGCGGCACTCGCTATGGTATCGACCTGGGTTTGATCCATCGCCATCCACACTCCATGCTTAGTTTTCAGTTACAATTAATAAAATTTTCTCTTTGATTTTAACAATAATCTAAGGTTATTTTTGGAATATGATCGTAATTTTCCGGTTTTTATTTATTTTTCCACATGATCTATCATGTGGGAATTTGCCTTTCGTTTCCCTTATCACCTTGCTCACCAATAAAAAAAGAGAATGGACCAGGTCGTCAGGCAGATACGGCAGGATCTCAACGGGATGGCAGACCCCGGGATCCAGAAATCATCGAAGCGGTTTTTCAAGGAAGAGATCCGGTGTTACGGGATCAGGACCACAGCGGTCGTTGCCCTCGCAAAAAAGTACTATAAGGAGATCAAAGGCCGGGACAAGCAGGAGATCTTCGCCCTCTGCGAAGAGCTGTACAGATCCGGATACATGGAGGAGTCCTTTATCGTCTCGCAATGGGCGCACTCCCTCTCCGGCCGGTACGAACCGGAGGATCTTGCAGTCTTTGCCCGCTGGATCGATACCTACATCACGAACTGGGCCTCCTGCGACGGCTTCTGCAACCATACCCTGGGGGACTTCTTCGAACAGTACCCTGAATATATCGCCGAATTACAACAGTGGACGCAGTCAAAGAACCGCTGGATGCGGCGGGCGGCGGCGGTCTCCCTGATTGTCCCGGCAAAGCACGGAAAATTCCTTGACGAATCCCTCGCGATTGCCGGTCTTCTCCTGACCGATACCGACGACATGGTACAGAAAGGGTACGGCTGGCTCTTAAAAGAAGCGAGCCGGAAACACACCGAAGAAGTGTTCGGTTTTGTCATGCGCAACAAAAAGGCCATGCCCCGGACGGCTCTCCGGTATGCAATCGAGCTGATGCCAAAGGAGCTCAAAGCGGAGGCAATGAAAAAGGACTGAGATCGGAGACTTCGTGCACGGTCCGGTGCATAACTGCGAAAATACCCGCAATTATCGCCAGATTTAATGGAACGGCCCTCCCACATTCCGGTATGAAACGTGGTTTCCTGTACTGCCTGATCCTTATCTCATCCCTTGTCCTTCTCCTGCTTGCAGCGGGGTGTACCTCGACCCCTTCGGCCCCGGCCGGACAGGAAAGTAAGAATGTATCGCCCTCGGAGACATCCTCGCCGGCCGGGAGCTCCGCTGCCAGCGTTGTCGATGCAAACAACCTCTTCTCCGCGAGCCTGTACCGCGAGCTTGCCGCAGGAGATGCCACGGGGAACATCTTCTTCTCGCCGTTCTCCATCTCGTCTGCCTTTGCCATCACGTACGAAGGGGCACGCGGGACGACCGCCGACCAGATCCGGTCCGTATTTTACTTCCCGGCAAACCAGATCGCAATGCGGGAAGGATATGCCGCAGAGAATGGAGCGATCAACGCGAAGAACGCCGGTTACACGTTGAGCACGGCAAATGCCCTCTGGGCGGAGAAGACCTACGTCTTCCTCCCCGCGTACACCGCCACGGCGGAACAGTACTACGGCGCCAATACCACGAACCTCGACTTCGTCAACCAGCCCGAGGCTTCGCGCCAGACCATCAACACCTGGGTAGCGGACCAGACCAATAACAAGATCCTCGACCTGCTGCCTGCCGGGTCCATCACCGCCATGACGAGGCTCGTGATCACCAACGCCGTCTATTTCAAGGGTACCTGGGAGAAGCAGTTCGACGCCGGCCAGACTGCCGATGCCCCGTTTACCACCCCGGACGGCTCGAACATCACAGTAAAGATGATGCAGCAGACCGGCGACGGTGCCACCTTCCCGTACGCAGCTACCAGAGATATCCAGATGCTCTCCCTGCCTTACACGGCAAAGGACAATAACGGGCTCTCGATGGTGATCCTCCTGCCCCGCCACAACGATATTTCAGCTGCCGTCCCGTACCTTGACCCGGCCAACCTCTCGGCGCTGGAGCAGAACGCATCCACCCGGCAGGTAAAGGTGTACATCCCGAAGTTCAAGATCGAGGCACAGTACTCCCTTGCCGGGACGCTCTCTTCTATGGGAATGCCCACGGCATTCTCTGACAGTGCCGACTTCTCCGGGATGGACGGGAAAAAGGACCTCTTTATCAGCGATGCCGTCCACAAGGCCTGTATCGAGGTAAACGAGGAAGGCACGGAAGCGGCTGCGGCAACGGGTGTTGTCCTCGCAACCAAAGCAGTGGTGGTCGGGAACGAAGAGCCGGTCCCGGTCTTTAAGGCCGATCACCCGTTCCTCTTCGTGATACAGGACAACGATACGGGTACCGTCCTCTTTACCGGGCGGATCACGAACCCGAACGGCTCGTAAAAGGCCGGCGGGACCGGAAAAAAACTACAATTTTTAGAAAAGGGCCGGATCAGAGCCCGTTTGCCCTCAGGAACCGCTCGTGGAGCCGGAGGTCGCCGCCGAGCTCGGGGTGGAAGGCAAGGGCTATGTGCTTTCCCTTCCCGACTGCAACAATGCCCTGGTCTATCCGGCTCAGTACCTTCACGCCGTCCCGGGCCTCTTTTATCACCGGGCCGCGGATGAAGACCGCGTGGAACGGCCCCCCGGCAAGGCCCTCGACCGGGATATCGGCTTCAAACGACTCCCGCTGCCGGCCAAACGCGTTCCGGTCCACCGTCATGTCCATAAGACCCAGGCTGTGGACCCGTGCGTCGCCGACCTCGGTTGCCATGAGGATCAGCCCGGCACAGGTAGCAAAGATACCGCCCTTGAAATTTTTTATCGGTTCATACAGGCCGTTCTTGTCGATCAGCCGCGAGATGGTAGTCGATTCCCCGCCGGGGATAGCAAGCGCGTCGCAGCCGGCAAGATCCGCCGGGCTCCTCACCTCGATTACTGCCGAACCCTCTGCATATCCGAGCGAGAGAAGAGCCTTCAAAAAAGCGTCGATGTGCTCGCTCACGTCTCCCTGAAGGGCGAGCACGCCGACTTTTATTCCTTTACTTCCCACGGGTCTGCAACACCTCATCGGGACGGAGGGTGTGAACGTCGAGGCCCGGCATTGCATCGCCAAGGCCCGTGCTGACTTTTGCGATTACGGCGGGATCCTTGTAGTGGTTGACCGCTTCCACGATCGCCTTTGCCATCTTCTCGGGGTTCGAAGACTTAAAAATCCCCGACCCGACAAAGACCCCGTCGGCCCCGAGCTGCATCATGAGCGCCGCGTCCGAGGGGGTGGCAATACCGCCTGCCGAGAAGTTCACGACCGGGAGCCGGCCGCGGGTGGCGCATTCGATCACGAGCTCAGCCGGGGCCTCGATGCTCCGTGCATAGGCAATCCGCTCCTGGATATCCATGCCCTGGACCTTCCGGATCTCGCCCATGATCGCCCGCATGTGGCGCACGGCTTCGACAACATTGCCGGTACCTGCCTCGCCTTTTGTACGGATCATGGCCGCGCCCTCGTTTACCCGGCGGAGCGCCTCGCCGAGGTTCCGCGCACCGCAGACGAACGGAACCTTGAACTGCTTCTTGTCGATATGGAATTCCTCGTCTGCCGGGGTCAGGACCTCGCTCTCGTCGATCATGTCGACGCCGAGCACCTCGAGCACCTGTGCCTCGACAAAGTGGCCGATCCTGACCTTGCCCATCACCGGGATCGAGACCGCATCGATGATCTCCTGGACCTTTTGGGGGTCTGCCATCCGGGCGACGCCGCCCATCTTACGGATATCGGACGGCACCCGCTCAAGAGACATGACTGCGACGGCACCGGCGCTCTCGGCGATCTTCGCCTGCTCGGCATTGACGACATCCATGATCACGCCCCCTTTCTGCATGGATGCAAAGCCGCGCTTGATAAGCTCGGTGCCAAATCTCAGTTCTTCAAGTTTCATATACCGGTACTATTGTACCAGCCAAGCCAATAAAATAAGTGTCCCGGCAGCAGTTGCCGCAAATGCGATGGTGACCACCCGGACCGCCCGCAGCACGTCGGTACCGCCTTCTGTGAGCGGCCGGGTCCCGCTGCCGATCGTGTATACCCCCGGCTTTTCAAACCGGATCCCGCAGCCCCCGGCCATTGCTGCCATGATGATGCCACCGTTAAAGCCCGGCCGTTTTTTGCCGTCGCTCTTCAGGGTCCGCCACGCGGCCCGAAACGTCCCCTGCGCTGCAAACCAGACCAGAAGGTAAAACGTGGTGATCCGGGCGGGGATGTACCCGAGAACATCGTCGATCCGGGCCGGACACCAGCCCAGACGGATCCGCTCGTCTTTGTACCCGAGCATGGCATCCATGGTGTTTGCCGCCCGGAACACCGCGGCTGCCGCAAGGCCGAGGGCCCATAACGAGAAGACCGCATAGTAAAAAAGGGGCGCGACGATGCTGTCGTTGAGGTTCTCGGTCATGGACTCGTACGCCGCGGAGCGGATATGCTCCGGGTCGAGCGCCGCCGTGTCCCGGGAGACCATCATCTTAACCTGTTCGCGGCCGGCACCCACGCCGTCTTCGAGGGCCGCTGCTACGCCGAGCGTATGCTCTTCAAGCGAGCGCCAGGCAAAACAGCATTTCAAAAAGAACGGGGCACCGATGAGAAACACGAGCAACGGCGCGTACTTCCCGAAGAGGTAGAACGGGAGTGCGAACAG
This sequence is a window from Methanoregula sp. UBA64. Protein-coding genes within it:
- a CDS encoding winged helix-turn-helix transcriptional regulator encodes the protein MTYVKNGKTYHCTVEATLDVIGGKWKPLILWHLGDSVMRFGELQKSLHGVNAKMLTKQLRELEEDGVIRRTVYPEVPPRVEYAITEFGKTLIPILEALCTWGAQYLGTQNGKGKAAEYQCPAKAGKIKSE
- a CDS encoding DNA alkylation repair protein is translated as MDQVVRQIRQDLNGMADPGIQKSSKRFFKEEIRCYGIRTTAVVALAKKYYKEIKGRDKQEIFALCEELYRSGYMEESFIVSQWAHSLSGRYEPEDLAVFARWIDTYITNWASCDGFCNHTLGDFFEQYPEYIAELQQWTQSKNRWMRRAAAVSLIVPAKHGKFLDESLAIAGLLLTDTDDMVQKGYGWLLKEASRKHTEEVFGFVMRNKKAMPRTALRYAIELMPKELKAEAMKKD
- a CDS encoding serpin family protein; the encoded protein is MKRGFLYCLILISSLVLLLLAAGCTSTPSAPAGQESKNVSPSETSSPAGSSAASVVDANNLFSASLYRELAAGDATGNIFFSPFSISSAFAITYEGARGTTADQIRSVFYFPANQIAMREGYAAENGAINAKNAGYTLSTANALWAEKTYVFLPAYTATAEQYYGANTTNLDFVNQPEASRQTINTWVADQTNNKILDLLPAGSITAMTRLVITNAVYFKGTWEKQFDAGQTADAPFTTPDGSNITVKMMQQTGDGATFPYAATRDIQMLSLPYTAKDNNGLSMVILLPRHNDISAAVPYLDPANLSALEQNASTRQVKVYIPKFKIEAQYSLAGTLSSMGMPTAFSDSADFSGMDGKKDLFISDAVHKACIEVNEEGTEAAAATGVVLATKAVVVGNEEPVPVFKADHPFLFVIQDNDTGTVLFTGRITNPNGS
- the pdxT gene encoding pyridoxal 5'-phosphate synthase glutaminase subunit PdxT; protein product: MGSKGIKVGVLALQGDVSEHIDAFLKALLSLGYAEGSAVIEVRSPADLAGCDALAIPGGESTTISRLIDKNGLYEPIKNFKGGIFATCAGLILMATEVGDARVHSLGLMDMTVDRNAFGRQRESFEADIPVEGLAGGPFHAVFIRGPVIKEARDGVKVLSRIDQGIVAVGKGKHIALAFHPELGGDLRLHERFLRANGL
- the pdxS gene encoding pyridoxal 5'-phosphate synthase lyase subunit PdxS; the protein is MKLEELRFGTELIKRGFASMQKGGVIMDVVNAEQAKIAESAGAVAVMSLERVPSDIRKMGGVARMADPQKVQEIIDAVSIPVMGKVRIGHFVEAQVLEVLGVDMIDESEVLTPADEEFHIDKKQFKVPFVCGARNLGEALRRVNEGAAMIRTKGEAGTGNVVEAVRHMRAIMGEIRKVQGMDIQERIAYARSIEAPAELVIECATRGRLPVVNFSAGGIATPSDAALMMQLGADGVFVGSGIFKSSNPEKMAKAIVEAVNHYKDPAVIAKVSTGLGDAMPGLDVHTLRPDEVLQTRGK
- the cbiB gene encoding adenosylcobinamide-phosphate synthase CbiB; the encoded protein is MVPTDLILAGAVLLLALFIDRLTGDPHSALHPVALIGRFIGWWGQPGRYPPWLQRAAGVLFWLITAVLFALPFYLFGKYAPLLVFLIGAPFFLKCCFAWRSLEEHTLGVAAALEDGVGAGREQVKMMVSRDTAALDPEHIRSAAYESMTENLNDSIVAPLFYYAVFSLWALGLAAAAVFRAANTMDAMLGYKDERIRLGWCPARIDDVLGYIPARITTFYLLVWFAAQGTFRAAWRTLKSDGKKRPGFNGGIIMAAMAGGCGIRFEKPGVYTIGSGTRPLTEGGTDVLRAVRVVTIAFAATAAGTLILLAWLVQ